The following are encoded in a window of Mannheimia varigena genomic DNA:
- a CDS encoding aldose 1-epimerase family protein, whose amino-acid sequence MKNYIYLCKSQFTAEERLIFQNDHLSAIAFKYNSAIEAIKLINSKGFIIVLPFYGQIIWDAQFLGQTLTMKNMFSEPKRGTSIIDTYGCFAFHSGLIRNGCPSPEDDHPLHGEMPCAEMNKAWLFIEDNKLGVGGEFEYVKGFGDHYLAQPEVVLPADSTLFDINMKVTNLASVEMPLQYMCHMNYCYEHGATFSQNIPDNAVQLRQTIPAHVKPTPQWLAFNEEIKQGKYTLSALENDEMYNPEIVFFMDNLQQYQEKLEYRMHSPKGYNYLATFSSDQFNYATRWILYNADQQVGAFVLPATCRPEGFLSAQKNGSLIMLAPKESRSFTVTTGIE is encoded by the coding sequence ATGAAAAACTATATTTATCTTTGTAAATCACAATTTACAGCCGAAGAACGTCTCATTTTTCAAAATGATCATCTAAGTGCTATCGCTTTTAAATATAATTCGGCTATTGAAGCGATTAAACTTATTAACAGTAAAGGGTTTATTATTGTATTACCCTTTTATGGGCAAATTATTTGGGATGCTCAATTCTTGGGGCAAACACTCACAATGAAAAATATGTTTAGCGAACCGAAACGTGGTACAAGCATTATTGATACTTACGGTTGTTTCGCCTTCCACTCCGGACTTATTCGTAATGGATGTCCTAGTCCAGAAGATGATCATCCATTACACGGTGAAATGCCTTGTGCAGAAATGAACAAAGCTTGGTTGTTCATTGAAGATAATAAATTAGGCGTTGGGGGAGAATTTGAATACGTAAAAGGATTTGGCGACCATTACTTAGCTCAGCCTGAAGTTGTATTACCGGCAGATAGTACACTTTTTGATATTAATATGAAGGTGACCAATCTAGCAAGTGTTGAAATGCCACTACAATATATGTGTCATATGAATTACTGCTATGAGCATGGAGCCACATTCAGCCAAAATATTCCAGATAATGCCGTGCAATTACGTCAAACGATTCCAGCACACGTAAAACCAACGCCACAATGGTTAGCTTTTAATGAAGAAATCAAGCAAGGAAAATATACTTTATCAGCATTAGAAAATGATGAAATGTATAATCCTGAAATTGTATTCTTTATGGATAATTTGCAGCAATATCAAGAAAAGTTGGAATATCGTATGCACTCACCTAAAGGGTATAATTATCTAGCTACATTTTCATCAGATCAATTTAATTATGCCACTCGCTGGATTTTATATAATGCAGATCAACAAGTCGGAGCTTTTGTTTTACCTGCGACTTGCCGCCCTGAAGGCTTTCTTTCAGCACAAAAAAATGGTTCGCTAATTATGTTAGCGCCAAAAGAAAGCCGTTCATTTACTGTCACGACAGGAATTGAATAA
- the fucP gene encoding L-fucose:H+ symporter permease → MKDIQQMPDGYLNKTPIFQFILLSCLFPLWGAAASLNDILITQFKSVFILSDFASALVQSAFYGGYFLIAIPASLVIKKTSYKIAILIGLVLYIGGCSLFYPASHMATYTMFLAAIFAIAIGLSFLETSANTYSSMIGHKDYATLRLNISQTFYPIGAIAGILLGKYLIFQEGASLEEQMIGMTPEQIHAFKLSMLEHTLKPYKYLIFVLIAVTALFLLTPFPKCKAAIEAGKSEVKITDTLKYLASNKKFQKGIIAQFLYVGMQVAVWSFTIRLALNLSNMNERAASDYMVYSFIGFFIGKFVANFLMTKFKSDLVLLWYSILGVITLAYTAFVHDFSAVYAAIFASLLFGPCWATIYASVLGTVSQEHREVGGAVVVMSIIGAAVVPAVHGYVSDTLGSLQLAFIVPLFCFAYVGYYFYGKLKENEEK, encoded by the coding sequence ATGAAAGATATTCAACAAATGCCAGATGGTTATCTCAACAAAACCCCTATTTTCCAATTTATCTTGCTTTCTTGCCTATTCCCGCTTTGGGGAGCTGCAGCAAGTTTAAATGATATTCTAATTACTCAATTTAAAAGTGTATTTATATTAAGTGATTTTGCTAGTGCATTAGTCCAAAGCGCATTTTATGGTGGCTATTTCTTAATCGCAATTCCAGCCTCTTTAGTAATTAAAAAAACAAGTTATAAAATTGCCATTCTTATTGGACTAGTTTTATATATTGGCGGCTGTTCACTATTTTATCCAGCCTCACACATGGCCACTTATACAATGTTTTTAGCAGCTATTTTCGCTATAGCTATTGGGCTTAGTTTTCTAGAAACCTCCGCTAATACCTATAGTTCAATGATTGGTCATAAAGATTATGCAACTTTACGTTTAAATATCAGCCAAACCTTCTACCCAATCGGTGCAATTGCAGGTATTTTACTTGGCAAATATCTTATTTTCCAAGAGGGAGCAAGCCTTGAAGAGCAAATGATTGGGATGACACCAGAACAGATTCACGCATTCAAATTATCAATGCTAGAACATACTTTAAAACCGTATAAATATTTAATATTTGTTCTCATTGCTGTAACAGCCTTATTCTTACTCACTCCATTTCCAAAATGTAAAGCAGCTATTGAAGCTGGAAAATCAGAAGTAAAAATTACAGATACATTAAAATATTTAGCTTCAAATAAAAAATTCCAAAAAGGAATTATTGCTCAATTCCTATATGTAGGAATGCAAGTAGCTGTATGGTCATTCACTATTCGCCTTGCTTTAAACTTAAGTAATATGAATGAACGTGCCGCTTCCGACTATATGGTCTATAGCTTTATAGGATTTTTCATTGGTAAATTTGTCGCCAACTTCCTAATGACTAAATTTAAGTCCGACTTAGTTTTATTATGGTATTCAATCTTGGGGGTAATTACTCTAGCTTATACCGCATTTGTTCATGATTTCTCTGCTGTTTATGCCGCTATTTTTGCCAGCTTACTATTTGGACCTTGTTGGGCAACAATTTACGCTTCTGTATTAGGTACTGTATCTCAAGAACATCGAGAAGTAGGTGGTGCTGTTGTTGTTATGTCGATCATTGGTGCAGCTGTTGTGCCCGCTGTTCATGGCTATGTTTCAGATACTCTAGGCTCGCTACAACTTGCCTTCATCGTACCACTATTTTGTTTTGCATATGTTGGTTACTATTTTTACGGCAAATTAAAAGAAAATGAGGAAAAATAA
- the rho gene encoding transcription termination factor Rho: MHLTQLKNTPVSDLVKMGENQMGLENLARLRKQDIVFAILKQHAKSGEDIFGQGVLEILPDGFGFLRSADSSYLAGPDDIYVSPSQIRRFNLQTGDKIEGKIRPPKEGERYFALLKVDSVNDDKPEASRSKILFENLTPLHANSRLKMERGNGSKEDLTARILDLAAPIGKGQRALIVAPPKAGKTVLLQNIAQSITSNHPECELIVLLIDERPEEVTEMQRTVRGEVIASTFDEPATRHVQVAEMVIEKAKRSVEHKKDVVILLDSITRLARAYNTVTPVSGKILSGGVDANALHRPKRFFGAARNVEEGGSLTIIATALVDTGSKMDEVIFEEFKGTGNMELHLSRRIAERRIFPAIDFNRSGTRKDDLLMAADELQKTWMLRKVLNPMDEVDAIEWLIDKLMMAKTNEEFFEIMKRS, translated from the coding sequence ATGCATCTTACTCAATTAAAAAATACCCCCGTTTCTGATCTTGTTAAAATGGGTGAAAACCAAATGGGATTAGAAAATTTAGCCCGTTTACGTAAACAAGACATTGTTTTTGCCATTCTCAAACAACACGCAAAAAGTGGTGAGGATATTTTTGGTCAAGGCGTGTTAGAAATCTTGCCTGATGGCTTTGGTTTCTTGCGTTCTGCAGATAGTTCTTACTTAGCCGGACCTGATGATATTTACGTTTCACCGAGTCAAATTCGCCGTTTTAACTTGCAAACCGGGGATAAAATCGAAGGTAAAATCCGTCCACCAAAAGAAGGCGAACGTTATTTTGCTCTGTTAAAAGTGGATTCCGTCAATGATGACAAACCTGAAGCCTCTCGTAGTAAAATTTTATTCGAGAACTTAACCCCTCTACACGCAAATTCTCGTTTGAAAATGGAGCGTGGCAACGGCTCAAAAGAAGATTTAACTGCTCGCATCCTAGATTTAGCGGCTCCTATCGGTAAAGGTCAGCGTGCATTAATCGTAGCGCCTCCAAAAGCGGGTAAAACCGTTCTTCTACAAAATATCGCTCAAAGCATTACCTCTAACCACCCTGAATGTGAATTGATCGTTCTCTTAATTGATGAACGCCCGGAAGAGGTAACCGAAATGCAACGTACCGTGCGTGGCGAAGTGATTGCCTCTACCTTTGACGAACCGGCAACCCGCCACGTTCAAGTAGCTGAAATGGTAATTGAAAAAGCCAAACGCTCGGTTGAACATAAAAAAGATGTGGTGATTTTATTAGACTCTATTACCCGTCTTGCTCGTGCTTACAACACAGTAACCCCTGTGTCAGGTAAAATTCTTTCCGGTGGTGTGGATGCAAACGCATTACATCGTCCAAAACGTTTCTTCGGTGCCGCTCGTAATGTGGAAGAAGGCGGCAGCTTAACCATTATCGCGACTGCCCTTGTGGATACCGGTTCGAAAATGGACGAGGTTATCTTTGAAGAATTTAAAGGTACAGGTAATATGGAATTACATTTATCTCGTCGTATTGCTGAACGCCGTATCTTCCCTGCGATTGACTTTAACCGTTCAGGCACGCGTAAAGATGACTTGTTAATGGCAGCCGATGAGCTACAAAAAACCTGGATGCTACGTAAAGTGCTCAATCCTATGGATGAAGTGGACGCTATCGAATGGTTAATTGATAAATTAATGATGGCAAAAACCAACGAAGAGTTTTTTGAGATTATGAAACGTTCGTAG